From Cellulomonas dongxiuzhuiae, the proteins below share one genomic window:
- a CDS encoding helix-turn-helix domain-containing protein translates to MALVFRNVDADVSDPVETWPFEAVLTALERGGLPQWRRLAVAIRRRPWGRVARYVEQAVAVAHPFGVSEAMLDVVARARSEAEASERAEVATEVRELVARSGRTQAQLAADVGTSASRLSTYATGKVTPSAAMLVRLRRAVAA, encoded by the coding sequence ATGGCACTGGTGTTCCGCAACGTCGACGCGGACGTCTCCGACCCCGTCGAGACCTGGCCGTTCGAGGCGGTCCTCACCGCGCTCGAGCGCGGAGGGCTGCCGCAGTGGCGTCGGCTGGCCGTCGCGATCCGGCGGCGCCCGTGGGGCCGGGTGGCGCGGTACGTCGAGCAGGCCGTGGCGGTCGCGCACCCGTTCGGGGTGTCCGAGGCGATGCTGGACGTCGTCGCACGGGCACGCTCCGAGGCGGAGGCCTCGGAGCGGGCGGAGGTCGCGACCGAGGTCCGGGAGCTCGTCGCCCGCTCGGGCCGGACGCAGGCGCAGCTGGCCGCCGACGTCGGGACGTCGGCGTCCCGGCTGTCGACCTATGCGACGGGCAAGGTCACGCCGTCGGCGGCGATGCTCGTGCGTCTGCGCCGGGCCGTCGCGGCCTGA
- a CDS encoding polymorphic toxin-type HINT domain-containing protein yields the protein MADGSLRPIEDLKIGDLVLAGDPDTGQTSAQVVITPLTSTGDKRLISLWFDGDIAGVLATDNHPYRVQDQGWVAAGDLVVGDTTRASDGSERVLVQTSDLGVFANRTVHKPARRREHTYYVTANFDQADQLVHNAAPACNIADGALKKHVKGTNKHRVASVADPRAKSVFFGLASARKIISMAVRRGTPVGTSGRKIWRAPVVVGVTAKGRMTRDVIVVPSRRGWHGFPK from the coding sequence ATGGCCGACGGGTCGCTGAGACCGATCGAGGACCTGAAGATCGGTGACCTGGTCCTGGCTGGTGATCCTGACACGGGCCAGACCTCGGCGCAGGTGGTCATCACCCCGTTGACGTCGACCGGGGACAAGCGCCTCATCTCCCTGTGGTTCGACGGTGACATTGCGGGTGTGTTGGCCACGGACAACCACCCGTACCGGGTGCAGGATCAGGGGTGGGTCGCCGCTGGTGACCTCGTTGTCGGAGACACCACCCGCGCGTCCGACGGGAGCGAGCGTGTCCTGGTCCAGACCAGCGACCTGGGCGTGTTCGCGAACCGGACCGTCCACAAACCTGCACGGCGCAGGGAACACACGTACTACGTCACCGCCAACTTTGACCAGGCAGACCAGCTCGTCCACAACGCGGCTCCCGCCTGCAACATCGCCGATGGAGCGCTGAAGAAGCACGTAAAAGGGACTAACAAACACCGCGTGGCATCCGTTGCGGACCCAAGAGCCAAGAGCGTCTTCTTCGGGTTGGCCAGCGCGCGAAAAATCATCTCGATGGCCGTCCGGCGTGGAACTCCGGTAGGGACATCTGGGCGGAAGATCTGGCGCGCTCCCGTTGTGGTGGGCGTGACGGCGAAGGGTCGGATGACTAGGGATGTCATCGTGGTCCCGTCGAGGAGAGGGTGGCATGGGTTCCCTAAGTAG
- a CDS encoding leucine-rich repeat domain-containing protein encodes MRISTLAVGDGRRVPTVELDKPPTAATIHQLVRRRVRGVTLTSRCWDRRSSTLEWLVELEPLVLFVAARGVVPPIPPAALASVEHLDIAWRTRFRQTPHVSHLRNVRRLVAAPTDIDGPLRDLPLLTDLYLAPAPMSSLELASGMRRLEHVRLDLGSAVAGAPFSFDCAEPPEGLRTLTVHDCGIDGFSGIERLPHLRRLWMRPKDARSASAPLDLTPLGELRELRTVRMGLVTGPLSGVDALHGLPELEVAVIGGLEIRRRDETVERR; translated from the coding sequence GTGAGGATCTCGACCCTCGCGGTCGGCGACGGTCGCCGCGTGCCGACCGTCGAGCTCGACAAGCCCCCCACGGCCGCGACCATCCACCAGCTGGTCCGCCGGCGGGTGCGAGGCGTCACGCTCACCAGCAGGTGCTGGGACCGGCGGTCGTCGACGCTGGAGTGGCTCGTCGAGCTCGAGCCCTTGGTCCTGTTCGTCGCGGCGCGCGGTGTCGTCCCGCCGATCCCGCCCGCCGCGCTGGCGTCCGTCGAGCACCTCGACATCGCGTGGCGGACGAGGTTCCGGCAGACCCCGCACGTGTCACACCTCCGGAACGTGCGGAGGCTGGTCGCGGCACCGACCGACATCGACGGCCCCCTGCGCGACCTGCCGCTCCTGACCGACCTGTACCTCGCACCGGCGCCGATGTCGTCGCTCGAGCTCGCGAGCGGCATGCGGCGCCTCGAGCACGTGCGTCTCGACCTCGGCAGCGCCGTCGCGGGGGCGCCCTTCAGCTTCGACTGTGCCGAGCCGCCCGAAGGCCTGCGAACGCTCACTGTCCACGACTGCGGCATCGACGGGTTCTCAGGCATCGAACGGCTGCCTCACCTCCGCCGGTTGTGGATGAGGCCCAAGGACGCGCGCAGCGCGAGCGCACCGCTCGACCTCACCCCGCTGGGCGAGCTGCGCGAGCTCAGGACCGTGCGGATGGGCCTCGTCACGGGTCCGCTCAGCGGTGTCGACGCCCTGCACGGGCTTCCTGAGCTCGAGGTCGCGGTCATCGGTGGGCTCGAGATCAGGCGCAGGGACGAGACCGTCGAACGTCGGTGA
- the purB gene encoding adenylosuccinate lyase, translating into MPLDDAPAPRVPLADVTPAIALGPLDGRYRPTVAPLVDHLSEAALNRARVEVEVEWVIHLTSHAVVPGAPELAPDEQQYLRDVVATFGADEIAELAEIERTTVHDVKAVEYFLKRRIAAAPDALRADTVLPRVGELVHFALTSEDVNNLSYALMVRGAVHEVWFPAAVALTDEVAVLAAEHADVPMLALTHGQPATPTTLGKELAVLAHRLRRQLRRIASDEYLGKLNGATGTYGAHLAAVPDADWQMVSRTFVEHLGLTWNPLTTQIESHDWQAELYADVARFNRVLHNLATDVWTYISRGVFTQIPVAGATGSSTMPHKVNPIRFENAEANLEISCALLDTLAATLVTSRLQRDLTDSTTQRNIGPAFGHSLLAIDNVRRGLRALSVDVAMLARELDANWEVLGEAVQSAMRAASVAGVAGMDNPYERLKELTRGRRLTADDMRSFVGSLGLPADVTERLRNLSPASYTGMASALVAHLE; encoded by the coding sequence ATGCCGCTCGACGACGCCCCCGCCCCCCGCGTCCCCCTCGCCGACGTCACCCCCGCCATCGCGCTGGGCCCGCTCGACGGGCGCTACCGCCCGACGGTCGCGCCGCTCGTCGACCACCTCTCCGAGGCGGCGCTGAACCGCGCCCGCGTCGAGGTCGAGGTCGAGTGGGTCATCCACCTGACGTCGCACGCGGTCGTCCCGGGCGCCCCGGAGCTGGCACCCGACGAGCAGCAGTACCTGCGCGACGTGGTCGCGACGTTCGGCGCCGACGAGATCGCCGAGCTCGCGGAGATCGAGCGGACGACGGTGCACGACGTGAAGGCCGTCGAGTACTTCCTCAAGCGCCGCATCGCCGCGGCGCCGGACGCGCTGCGCGCCGACACCGTGCTGCCGCGGGTGGGCGAGCTCGTGCACTTCGCGCTCACGAGCGAGGACGTCAACAACCTGTCGTACGCGCTGATGGTGCGCGGCGCCGTGCACGAGGTGTGGTTCCCCGCGGCCGTCGCGCTGACGGACGAGGTCGCCGTGCTGGCGGCCGAGCACGCGGACGTGCCCATGCTCGCGCTGACCCACGGGCAGCCGGCGACGCCGACGACCCTGGGCAAGGAGCTCGCGGTCCTCGCGCACCGCCTGCGGCGCCAGCTGCGCCGCATCGCGTCGGACGAGTACCTGGGCAAGCTCAACGGCGCGACGGGCACGTACGGCGCGCACCTCGCGGCCGTCCCCGACGCGGACTGGCAGATGGTGTCGCGCACGTTCGTCGAGCACCTGGGCCTGACGTGGAACCCGCTGACCACGCAGATCGAGTCGCACGACTGGCAGGCCGAGCTGTACGCGGACGTCGCGCGCTTCAACCGGGTGCTGCACAACCTGGCCACCGACGTGTGGACGTACATCAGCCGCGGCGTGTTCACGCAGATCCCGGTCGCGGGGGCGACGGGCTCGTCGACGATGCCGCACAAGGTCAACCCGATCCGCTTCGAGAACGCCGAGGCGAACCTCGAGATCTCGTGCGCGCTGCTCGACACGCTGGCCGCGACGCTGGTCACCAGCCGCCTGCAGCGCGACCTGACGGACTCCACGACGCAGCGCAACATCGGCCCCGCGTTCGGGCACTCGCTGCTCGCGATCGACAACGTGCGCCGGGGCCTGCGGGCGCTGTCGGTGGACGTCGCGATGCTGGCGCGCGAGCTCGACGCGAACTGGGAGGTGCTGGGCGAGGCGGTGCAGTCGGCGATGCGCGCGGCGTCGGTCGCGGGCGTCGCGGGCATGGACAACCCGTACGAGCGGCTCAAGGAGCTGACGCGCGGGCGCCGGCTGACGGCGGACGACATGCGGTCCTTCGTCGGCTCGCTCGGCCTGCCGGCTGACGTCACGGAGCGGCTGCGCAACCTCTCGCCCGCCTCGTACACGGGGATGGCATCCGCGCTGGTCGCCCACCTGGAGTAG
- a CDS encoding thioredoxin domain-containing protein — MPNRLASATSPYLLQHADNPVDWWEWGDDAFAEARRRDVPVLLSVGYAACHWCHVMAHESFEDAATAAFMNEHFVCVKVDREERPDVDAVYMGATQAMTGSGGWPMTVVTAPDGRPFFCGTYFPPRRVQHMASFPEVLAAVAAAWTTRREEVMSSAGTIADALGQRPVAGGDGPTGGDLVDERVVARALGALSASFDERDGGFGGAPKFPPSMVLEWLLRHHARTGDADALAMTRATLDAMARGGMYDQLAGGFARYSVDATWTVPHFEKMLYDNALLLRVYLHAWRLTGDPLARRVVEESADWLLADLRTPEGGFASALDADSEGREGAFYAWTPGQLRDVLGDDDGTWAADVLAVTDEGTFEHGASVLQRRRDPDDDARFAAVRDRLREAREARPRPARDDKVVSAWNGLAIAALADAGALLDRPDWLDAARRCGALLADLHTRTDADGGDRLVRTSRDGVAGSAPGVLEDYADVAEGYLALAAATGEHAWTARAQRLLTTVLAHFRDDDGSLFDTADDETDPVLGALRRPQDPTDGPTPAGPPAAAAALVTLGALTGDLALREAALAALRDPLRLAARYPRATGWALATAEALLDGPREVAVVGASGDPAAAALHRTALASPAPGLVVAVGDPADLGDEAPALLRDRPLVDGRAAAYVCRGFVCDRPTTDPDALTQQLRT; from the coding sequence GTGCCCAACCGACTCGCGAGCGCCACGAGCCCGTACCTGCTGCAGCACGCCGACAACCCCGTCGACTGGTGGGAGTGGGGCGATGACGCCTTCGCCGAGGCCCGCCGCCGCGACGTGCCGGTCCTGCTGTCCGTCGGCTACGCGGCCTGCCACTGGTGCCACGTCATGGCGCACGAGTCGTTCGAGGACGCCGCGACGGCCGCCTTCATGAACGAGCACTTCGTCTGCGTGAAGGTCGACCGCGAGGAGCGGCCCGACGTCGACGCCGTCTACATGGGCGCCACGCAGGCGATGACGGGCAGCGGCGGGTGGCCCATGACGGTCGTCACCGCCCCCGACGGCCGCCCCTTCTTCTGCGGCACCTACTTCCCTCCGCGACGCGTGCAGCACATGGCGTCGTTCCCGGAGGTGCTGGCCGCCGTCGCCGCCGCGTGGACCACGCGCCGCGAGGAGGTCATGAGCAGCGCCGGCACCATCGCCGACGCCCTCGGGCAGCGACCCGTCGCGGGCGGCGACGGGCCCACGGGCGGCGACCTGGTCGACGAGCGGGTCGTCGCGCGGGCGCTGGGAGCCCTGAGCGCGTCGTTCGACGAGCGCGACGGCGGCTTCGGAGGGGCACCCAAGTTCCCGCCGTCGATGGTGCTCGAGTGGCTGCTGCGCCACCACGCGCGCACCGGTGACGCCGACGCCCTGGCGATGACGCGCGCCACGCTCGACGCGATGGCCCGCGGCGGCATGTACGACCAGCTCGCCGGCGGGTTCGCGCGGTACTCCGTCGACGCGACGTGGACGGTCCCGCACTTCGAGAAGATGCTCTACGACAACGCGCTGCTGCTGCGCGTGTACCTGCACGCGTGGCGGCTCACGGGCGACCCGCTGGCCCGCCGCGTCGTCGAGGAGAGCGCCGACTGGCTGCTGGCCGACCTGCGCACCCCCGAGGGCGGGTTCGCCTCGGCGCTGGACGCCGACAGCGAGGGTCGCGAGGGCGCGTTCTACGCGTGGACCCCGGGGCAGCTCCGCGACGTGCTGGGAGACGACGACGGCACCTGGGCGGCCGACGTCCTCGCGGTCACCGACGAGGGCACCTTCGAGCACGGGGCGTCCGTCCTGCAGCGGCGGCGCGACCCGGACGACGACGCGCGGTTCGCCGCGGTGCGCGACCGCCTGCGCGAGGCCCGCGAGGCGCGCCCCCGCCCGGCCCGGGACGACAAGGTCGTCTCGGCGTGGAACGGGCTGGCGATCGCCGCCCTGGCCGATGCGGGCGCGCTGCTCGACCGCCCCGACTGGCTCGACGCCGCCCGCCGGTGCGGGGCCCTGCTCGCGGACCTGCACACGCGCACCGACGCGGACGGCGGCGACCGGCTCGTGCGGACGTCGCGCGACGGCGTCGCCGGCAGCGCACCGGGGGTGCTGGAGGACTACGCCGACGTCGCCGAGGGCTACCTGGCGCTCGCGGCCGCGACGGGCGAGCACGCGTGGACCGCACGGGCGCAGCGGCTGCTCACCACCGTGCTCGCGCACTTCCGCGACGACGACGGCAGCCTGTTCGACACCGCCGACGACGAGACCGACCCCGTCCTGGGCGCGCTGCGCCGCCCACAGGACCCCACCGACGGGCCCACGCCCGCCGGACCGCCGGCCGCCGCGGCGGCGCTCGTCACGCTGGGCGCCCTGACCGGTGACCTCGCGCTGCGCGAGGCCGCCCTCGCGGCCCTGCGGGACCCGCTGCGGCTGGCGGCGCGCTACCCGCGGGCGACGGGCTGGGCACTGGCGACCGCGGAGGCGCTGCTCGACGGCCCGCGCGAGGTGGCCGTCGTCGGCGCGTCCGGCGACCCGGCGGCTGCGGCGCTGCACCGGACCGCGCTCGCGTCGCCCGCACCCGGGCTCGTCGTCGCCGTCGGCGACCCCGCCGACCTCGGCGACGAGGCCCCGGCGCTCCTGCGCGACCGCCCGCTCGTCGACGGGCGCGCCGCGGCCTACGTGTGCCGGGGGTTCGTGTGCGACCGCCCGACGACCGACCCGGACGCGCTCACGCAGCAGCTGCGCACCTGA